In Zingiber officinale cultivar Zhangliang chromosome 11B, Zo_v1.1, whole genome shotgun sequence, a single window of DNA contains:
- the LOC122034871 gene encoding disease resistance protein RPM1-like isoform X2 has translation MEAAFISLLINKLGEITVGQAHSRCSQLLLQHTTPPLDQIHARVERITNEFKVMQAFLEGSNWSTAAATNKPLEAWIEQVREVAFKIEDIIDEYLYLVGRQRERTWKSCLTAPSDFCFNLAKAWRGIDSRLEKLETDLSELTSRRDRYGLTINGNDDDRAKNSETNNTHHYRAYSPMLTDEDDLVGIEVNKSKLLSWLTNADTCRKMTAIAVWGMGGHGKTTLVSNVYRNNTVKSHFDCQVWVTVSQTYSALEELLGIMIQEIFKGKKEPVPNGITTMQRLELFDIIKESLQQKRYIIVLDDVWHVDLCNDISRAFVDSNNGSRLIITTRMHEVARMANDEHIIKLQQLDEKDAWILFCKKAFQRGNSRDCPKELEDYTGRILNKCQGSPLAIVAVGSLLSFKEKSETEWKKVHDRLHWELENNPALDKVKNILNLSFNDLPYYLKNCFVYCSIFPEDYLIKRKKLIRLWVAEGFMTTRSSGKSMEEEADDYLAELVDRSMLQVVKRNGFGRLKAFRMHDVVREETGIKQLPNHIQKLQSLQTLDLRYSRIRKLPRGVTQLKKLRHLFGTRIEIEFGGSTIAGCVPTLEGSWQCKNLQTLKEVFGNKKLVQRLGDMKEIRTLGVTGVNLTNCPQFCTSLTKMRNLRCLRLTLFGNEDEQFTFEMLNSPPPLLQKLDLNFNLGRLFEGKMPTFICSCAELTHVSLSGTQLIENPLPSLGQLHKLVALTLRDNAYEGHKLHFKTGWFLNLKRLYLGGLKNLSKILIEEGAMASLYKLYMEDLPELRMVPSGIEFLTHLQKLTLCVMSGELVGKLRKDYVNEEERRRIRHIPIVTII, from the exons ATGGAGGCTGCTTTCATCTCATTACTGATCAACAAGCTCGGCGAAATCACAGTCGGCCAGGCCCATAGCAGATGCTCTCAGCTACTGCTGCAGCACACAACTCCACCTTTAGATCAGATTCATGCTCGGGTGGAACGAATCACCAACGAGTTCAAAGTGATGCAGGCCTTCCTGGAAGGCTCTAATTGGTCCACTGCTGCTGCTACTAACAAACCACTCGAGGCTTGGATCGAACAG GTGAGGGAGGTGGCCTTCAAGATAGAAGACATCATCGATGAGTACCTCTATCTGGTTGGAAGACAACGGGAAAGGACATGGAAGAGTTGTCTCACGGCACCTTCGGATTTTTGTTTCAATCTTGCTAAGGCTTGGCGTGGTATTGATTCTCGATTAGAGAAGTTGGAGACAGATCTTTCTGAACTGACAAGCAGGAGAGATCGATATGGTCTAACAATAAACGGCAACGATGATGATAGAGCGAAGAATTCAGAAACAAACAACACGCATCATTATCGAGCTTATTCACCCATGTTAACTGATGAAGATGATTTAGTGGGGATAGAAGTTAACAAATCTAAGTTGCTTTCGTGGTTGACTAATGCTGATACTTGCAGGAAGATGACAGCAATTGCGGTGTGGGGAATGGGTGGCCATGGGAAAACTACCCTCGTCTCAAATGTCTATCGCAATAATACCGTGAAGAGTCACTTTGATTGTCAGGTATGGGTTACAGTTTCACAAACTTATAGTGCACTGGAAGAACTCCTAGGAATAATGATCCAGGAAATCTTCAAGGGAAAAAAGGAGCCTGTCCCAAATGGTATCACTACCATGCAAAGATTAGAGTTATTTGACATCATCAAAGAAAGTTTGCAACAAAAGAGATATATAATTGTGTTAGATGATGTTTGGCATGTAGACTTGTGTAATGATATTAGTCGTGCTTTTGTTGATAGCAACAATGGAAGTAGACTAATTATTACCACTAGAATGCATGAAGTAGCAAGGATGGCAAACGATGAACATATCATAAAGCTGCAACAACTTGATGAAAAAGATGCATGGATTTTGTTTTGCAAAAAGGCATtccaaagagggaacagtagagaTTGTCCAAAAGAGCTAGAGGATTACACTGGTAGGATTTTGAATAAGTGTCAAGGCTCACCGTTAGCTATTGTAGCAGTTGGCAGTTTATTGTCTTTCAAGGAAAAGAGTGAAACTGAATGGAAGAAAGTCCATGATCGCCTTCATTGGGAGTTGGAAAACAACCCTGCGCTAGATAAAGTGAAGAATATTCTTAACCTCAGCTTCAATGATTTGCCTTACTATCTAAAGAATTGTTTTGTTTATTGTAGCATCTTCCCTGAAGATTATCTAATTAAAAGGAAGAAACTAATCCGATTATGGGTAGCTGAAGGATTCATGACGACAAGAAGCAGTGGCAAATCAATGGAAGAGGAGGCTGATGACTATCTTGCTGAACTTGTGGATCGGTCCATGCTTCAGGTGGTTAAGAGAAATGGATTTGGGAGACTCAAGGCTTTCAGAATGCATGACGTTGTAAGAGAG GAAACAGGAATCAAACAACTTCCCAACCATATCCAAAAGCTCCAGAGTTTGCAAACACTTGACCTCCGTTATTCCAGAATAAGAAAGCTCCCGCGCGGTGTCACACAATTGAAGAAACTTCGTCACCTATTTGGGACTCGGATTGAAATTGAATTTGGGGGATCAACTATAGCCGGTTGTGTTCCAACTCTCGAAGGATCATGGCAGTGTAAGAACCTACAGACTCTGAAAGAAGTTTTTGGAAACAAGAAGCTTGTACAGAGATTGGGCGACATGAAAGAGATCCGAACATTAGGAGTTACAGGGGTGAACCTAACCAATTGTCCTCAGTTTTGTACCTCATTGACTAAGATGAGGAACCTTCGTTGCTTAAGGTTAACCTTGTTTGGAAATGAAGACGAACAGTTCACCTTTGAAATGTTAAATTCTCCACCTCCTCTACTTCAGAAGTTGGATTTAAACTTCAACTTGGGGAGATTATTTGAAGGAaaaatgcctacatttatttgTTCTTGTGCAGAACTCACACATGTGAGTCTGTCGGGGACACAACTAATAGAAAATCCACTTCCTTCACTCGGACAATTGCATAAACTAGTGGCGTTAACATTGAGGGATAATGCATATGAGGGGCACAAACTGCACTTTAAAACAGGTTGGTTCCTTAATCTCAAAAGGCTTTACTTAGGAGGATTGAAGAATTTAAGTAAGATTTTGATAGAGGAAGGTGCCATGGCAAGTTTATATAAACTATATATGGAGGATCTTCCAGAATTAAGGATGGTCCCTAGTGGCATAGAGTTTCTCACACATCTCCAAAAGCTCACTCTATGTGTCATGTCTGGGGAACTAGTGGGAAAATTAAGAAAAGACTATGTCAATGAAGAAGAACGACGGAGGATTAGACATATTCCGATTGTTACCATTATATAA
- the LOC122034871 gene encoding disease resistance protein RPM1-like isoform X1 — MEAAFISLLINKLGEITVGQAHSRCSQLLLQHTTPPLDQIHARVERITNEFKVMQAFLEGSNWSTAAATNKPLEAWIEQVREVAFKIEDIIDEYLYLVGRQRERTWKSCLTAPSDFCFNLAKAWRGIDSRLEKLETDLSELTSRRDRYGLTINGNDDDRAKNSETNNTHHYRAYSPMLTDEDDLVGIEVNKSKLLSWLTNADTCRKMTAIAVWGMGGHGKTTLVSNVYRNNTVKSHFDCQVWVTVSQTYSALEELLGIMIQEIFKGKKEPVPNGITTMQRLELFDIIKESLQQKRYIIVLDDVWHVDLCNDISRAFVDSNNGSRLIITTRMHEVARMANDEHIIKLQQLDEKDAWILFCKKAFQRGNSRDCPKELEDYTGRILNKCQGSPLAIVAVGSLLSFKEKSETEWKKVHDRLHWELENNPALDKVKNILNLSFNDLPYYLKNCFVYCSIFPEDYLIKRKKLIRLWVAEGFMTTRSSGKSMEEEADDYLAELVDRSMLQVVKRNGFGRLKAFRMHDVVREVTLAISRKAKFCMILDGSQSVLDNQTRRVSIKTNDESLDLSTSLSRLCSLIAFSTSVFRNRAVLISFKMLRVLELQNLRIHSLPNEVSALFNLHYLGLKETGIKQLPNHIQKLQSLQTLDLRYSRIRKLPRGVTQLKKLRHLFGTRIEIEFGGSTIAGCVPTLEGSWQCKNLQTLKEVFGNKKLVQRLGDMKEIRTLGVTGVNLTNCPQFCTSLTKMRNLRCLRLTLFGNEDEQFTFEMLNSPPPLLQKLDLNFNLGRLFEGKMPTFICSCAELTHVSLSGTQLIENPLPSLGQLHKLVALTLRDNAYEGHKLHFKTGWFLNLKRLYLGGLKNLSKILIEEGAMASLYKLYMEDLPELRMVPSGIEFLTHLQKLTLCVMSGELVGKLRKDYVNEEERRRIRHIPIVTII; from the exons ATGGAGGCTGCTTTCATCTCATTACTGATCAACAAGCTCGGCGAAATCACAGTCGGCCAGGCCCATAGCAGATGCTCTCAGCTACTGCTGCAGCACACAACTCCACCTTTAGATCAGATTCATGCTCGGGTGGAACGAATCACCAACGAGTTCAAAGTGATGCAGGCCTTCCTGGAAGGCTCTAATTGGTCCACTGCTGCTGCTACTAACAAACCACTCGAGGCTTGGATCGAACAG GTGAGGGAGGTGGCCTTCAAGATAGAAGACATCATCGATGAGTACCTCTATCTGGTTGGAAGACAACGGGAAAGGACATGGAAGAGTTGTCTCACGGCACCTTCGGATTTTTGTTTCAATCTTGCTAAGGCTTGGCGTGGTATTGATTCTCGATTAGAGAAGTTGGAGACAGATCTTTCTGAACTGACAAGCAGGAGAGATCGATATGGTCTAACAATAAACGGCAACGATGATGATAGAGCGAAGAATTCAGAAACAAACAACACGCATCATTATCGAGCTTATTCACCCATGTTAACTGATGAAGATGATTTAGTGGGGATAGAAGTTAACAAATCTAAGTTGCTTTCGTGGTTGACTAATGCTGATACTTGCAGGAAGATGACAGCAATTGCGGTGTGGGGAATGGGTGGCCATGGGAAAACTACCCTCGTCTCAAATGTCTATCGCAATAATACCGTGAAGAGTCACTTTGATTGTCAGGTATGGGTTACAGTTTCACAAACTTATAGTGCACTGGAAGAACTCCTAGGAATAATGATCCAGGAAATCTTCAAGGGAAAAAAGGAGCCTGTCCCAAATGGTATCACTACCATGCAAAGATTAGAGTTATTTGACATCATCAAAGAAAGTTTGCAACAAAAGAGATATATAATTGTGTTAGATGATGTTTGGCATGTAGACTTGTGTAATGATATTAGTCGTGCTTTTGTTGATAGCAACAATGGAAGTAGACTAATTATTACCACTAGAATGCATGAAGTAGCAAGGATGGCAAACGATGAACATATCATAAAGCTGCAACAACTTGATGAAAAAGATGCATGGATTTTGTTTTGCAAAAAGGCATtccaaagagggaacagtagagaTTGTCCAAAAGAGCTAGAGGATTACACTGGTAGGATTTTGAATAAGTGTCAAGGCTCACCGTTAGCTATTGTAGCAGTTGGCAGTTTATTGTCTTTCAAGGAAAAGAGTGAAACTGAATGGAAGAAAGTCCATGATCGCCTTCATTGGGAGTTGGAAAACAACCCTGCGCTAGATAAAGTGAAGAATATTCTTAACCTCAGCTTCAATGATTTGCCTTACTATCTAAAGAATTGTTTTGTTTATTGTAGCATCTTCCCTGAAGATTATCTAATTAAAAGGAAGAAACTAATCCGATTATGGGTAGCTGAAGGATTCATGACGACAAGAAGCAGTGGCAAATCAATGGAAGAGGAGGCTGATGACTATCTTGCTGAACTTGTGGATCGGTCCATGCTTCAGGTGGTTAAGAGAAATGGATTTGGGAGACTCAAGGCTTTCAGAATGCATGACGTTGTAAGAGAGGTAACACTAGCAATATCTAGAAAGGCTAAATTTTGCATGATTCTTGATGGTTCACAATCAGTTTTGGACAATCAAACTCGTCGTGTTTCCATTAAAACAAATGATGAATCCCTTGATTTAAGTACGAGCCTTTCACGACTTTGCTCTTTGATTGCATTTTCTACTTCAGTATTTCGAAATAGAGCAGTCTTGATCAGTTTCAAAATGTTGAGGGTGTTGGAGTTGCAAAACCTTCGAATCCACAGCTTACCAAATGAAGTTTCAGCCTTGTTTAACCTTCACTATTTGGGTCTGAAGGAAACAGGAATCAAACAACTTCCCAACCATATCCAAAAGCTCCAGAGTTTGCAAACACTTGACCTCCGTTATTCCAGAATAAGAAAGCTCCCGCGCGGTGTCACACAATTGAAGAAACTTCGTCACCTATTTGGGACTCGGATTGAAATTGAATTTGGGGGATCAACTATAGCCGGTTGTGTTCCAACTCTCGAAGGATCATGGCAGTGTAAGAACCTACAGACTCTGAAAGAAGTTTTTGGAAACAAGAAGCTTGTACAGAGATTGGGCGACATGAAAGAGATCCGAACATTAGGAGTTACAGGGGTGAACCTAACCAATTGTCCTCAGTTTTGTACCTCATTGACTAAGATGAGGAACCTTCGTTGCTTAAGGTTAACCTTGTTTGGAAATGAAGACGAACAGTTCACCTTTGAAATGTTAAATTCTCCACCTCCTCTACTTCAGAAGTTGGATTTAAACTTCAACTTGGGGAGATTATTTGAAGGAaaaatgcctacatttatttgTTCTTGTGCAGAACTCACACATGTGAGTCTGTCGGGGACACAACTAATAGAAAATCCACTTCCTTCACTCGGACAATTGCATAAACTAGTGGCGTTAACATTGAGGGATAATGCATATGAGGGGCACAAACTGCACTTTAAAACAGGTTGGTTCCTTAATCTCAAAAGGCTTTACTTAGGAGGATTGAAGAATTTAAGTAAGATTTTGATAGAGGAAGGTGCCATGGCAAGTTTATATAAACTATATATGGAGGATCTTCCAGAATTAAGGATGGTCCCTAGTGGCATAGAGTTTCTCACACATCTCCAAAAGCTCACTCTATGTGTCATGTCTGGGGAACTAGTGGGAAAATTAAGAAAAGACTATGTCAATGAAGAAGAACGACGGAGGATTAGACATATTCCGATTGTTACCATTATATAA